One window of Centropristis striata isolate RG_2023a ecotype Rhode Island chromosome 21, C.striata_1.0, whole genome shotgun sequence genomic DNA carries:
- the ormdl3 gene encoding ORM1-like protein 3, with amino-acid sequence MNVGTAHSEVNPNTRVMNSRGMWLSYILGIGLLHVILLSIPFASVPVVWTLTNLIHNLCMYLLLHTVKGTPFETPDQGKARLLTHWEQMDYGVQFTASRKFLTITPIVLYILTSFYTKYDRAHFVVNTVSLLTVLIPKLPQLHGVRIFGINKY; translated from the exons ATGAATGTGGGCACGGCGCACAGCGAGGTGAACCCCAACACCCGAGTGATGAACAGCAGAGGAATGTGGCTGTCTTACATCCTGGGCATCGGCCTCCTGCACGTCATCCTGCTCAGCATTCCCTTCGCCAGCGTGCCCGTGGTCTGGACCCTCACCAACCTCATTCACAATCTG TGCATGTACCTGCTACTTCACACGGTCAAAGGGACGCCCTTTGAGACCCCAGATCAGGGCAAGGCTCGCCTGCTGACACACTGGGAGCAGATGGACTACGGTGTGCAGTTCACTGCTTCACGCAAGTTCCTCACCATCACACCCATCGTCCT GTATATACTAACCAGCTTCTACACCAAATATGATCGGGCCCATTTTGTGGTCAACACTGTTTCTTTGCTCACTGTACTGATCCCCAAGCTGCCCCAGCTGCACGGTGTGAGGATCTTTGGGATTAATAAGTACTGA